The proteins below come from a single uncultured Carboxylicivirga sp. genomic window:
- a CDS encoding exo-alpha-sialidase, producing the protein MNTKKRNFWSMLVLAFIFSSCLPQPNLSVEENLFDQSQTDDLGLPEPTEAETFTIYAATDTTDKYVNGAVMTSFKGKLFCMWQSSLKDEDSNDTWVAYSSSSDGRDWTQPKVLQSSPDDAYCTSGGWWVKGDTIVAFINEWSYEESPRYCKVKYKLSTNGDSWSDLKPVIWADGSEMIGAFEQDPHSLASGRIINAVHLSPGLHVTPVFTDDVYAISGWQKGDMINMEYSGDVTREIEPSTYQRKDGALVMVFRDQKSSFCKLASVSLDEARSWSTPVITNMPDARTKQSAGNLPDGSAYFVGNPLNNKSRMPLVVTLSRDGRFFDKAFVLRTANDCPVMNYDGKYKRQGYHYPKSMVADGFLYTSYTTNKERVEYTKVPIQRLTE; encoded by the coding sequence ATGAATACTAAAAAAAGAAATTTTTGGAGCATGCTAGTGCTTGCCTTTATTTTTTCGTCATGCTTGCCTCAACCTAATTTATCGGTTGAAGAAAATTTATTTGATCAAAGCCAAACCGATGATTTAGGCTTGCCCGAGCCAACTGAAGCTGAAACTTTTACCATTTATGCCGCAACAGATACAACAGATAAATATGTGAATGGTGCAGTAATGACTTCTTTTAAGGGAAAACTGTTTTGTATGTGGCAAAGTTCTCTAAAAGATGAAGATTCAAACGATACCTGGGTGGCTTACAGCAGTAGTTCTGATGGAAGGGATTGGACTCAACCCAAAGTATTACAGAGTAGCCCTGATGATGCATACTGTACTTCTGGAGGTTGGTGGGTTAAGGGCGATACAATTGTTGCTTTTATCAACGAATGGAGCTATGAAGAATCGCCTCGTTACTGCAAAGTAAAGTATAAGCTATCTACCAATGGTGATTCATGGTCAGATCTCAAACCTGTTATCTGGGCTGATGGAAGTGAGATGATCGGAGCCTTCGAGCAAGATCCACACTCTTTGGCATCAGGCCGTATTATTAATGCAGTACATCTTTCTCCTGGATTACATGTTACCCCTGTATTTACTGATGATGTCTATGCAATAAGTGGCTGGCAAAAAGGCGACATGATTAATATGGAATATAGTGGTGATGTTACCCGCGAAATTGAACCCAGCACTTATCAGCGAAAAGACGGAGCCTTGGTAATGGTTTTTCGCGATCAGAAAAGCTCATTCTGCAAATTAGCATCCGTAAGCTTAGATGAAGCACGAAGCTGGAGTACCCCTGTTATAACCAATATGCCCGATGCCAGAACCAAGCAAAGTGCAGGTAATTTACCCGATGGATCGGCGTATTTTGTTGGTAATCCATTAAATAATAAAAGTCGTATGCCATTGGTGGTTACTTTAAGTAGGGATGGACGTTTTTTTGATAAAGCATTTGTGTTACGGACAGCTAATGATTGTCCGGTAATGAACTATGATGGTAAATACAAACGTCAAGGCTATCATTATCCCAAGTCGATGGTTGCTGATGGTTTTTTATACACATCCTACACAACCAATAAAGAACGGGTTGAATATACAAAAGTACCTATTCAGCGTCTTACTGAATAG
- a CDS encoding S41 family peptidase → MRINILVIFSFISICGVSQQLTKEQKIEGLSQIWKEVEYNYPYFDSQNVAWDSLYYVNLQKVDSLKSDKEYFKMLSRFLAVFHEGHTYVYIPKEIHQKVGLKIWPFYTHNKLYVIGVGKQLRELIPLGSQILKVNDTDVFELMDKMFNDHYYPTHAKYHHLLREIFYEEDGTKYSLQIKTLKGEVKNLNLMVNKTDSYDWNEIKFPRKSFNNFHYEIMDNISYVNFGNNFNPNPLKSFESVIDSIKTTKGVIFDLRGCRGGICIRSDVSKYFSKDSVIYPYSVMVRINNGYKRANGQFNSTNSEFFNNSAFKSDTAKFVKDNNKFIDLPVVVLVNESTISEAETFIVCLKSVCNPYIIGKPSQGSATYPLKIRLPLNAYASIAVQKLFSNGEQYTYIHPDLILEPTIENILEGNDVVLNEALNYLRIIDY, encoded by the coding sequence ATGAGAATCAATATTCTTGTAATTTTTAGTTTCATCAGTATATGTGGGGTCTCGCAACAACTTACTAAAGAACAAAAGATAGAAGGTTTATCTCAAATATGGAAAGAAGTAGAGTATAATTATCCATATTTCGATTCGCAAAATGTAGCATGGGATAGCTTGTATTATGTAAATTTACAGAAGGTGGATAGTTTAAAGTCGGACAAAGAGTATTTTAAAATGCTATCACGTTTTTTGGCTGTGTTTCATGAGGGGCACACATATGTATATATACCAAAGGAAATTCATCAGAAAGTTGGATTAAAGATTTGGCCTTTCTATACACATAACAAGCTGTATGTAATTGGTGTTGGTAAACAGTTACGTGAATTAATTCCATTGGGTAGCCAAATATTAAAAGTTAACGATACGGATGTATTTGAACTTATGGATAAAATGTTTAATGATCACTATTATCCAACTCATGCAAAATATCATCATCTGCTGAGAGAAATATTTTATGAAGAGGACGGAACCAAATATTCACTTCAAATAAAAACACTAAAGGGGGAAGTGAAAAATTTGAATTTGATGGTAAACAAAACAGACTCCTATGATTGGAATGAGATAAAGTTTCCTCGAAAGAGTTTTAACAACTTCCATTACGAAATAATGGATAACATATCATATGTGAATTTTGGAAATAACTTTAATCCAAATCCATTAAAAAGCTTTGAAAGTGTAATAGATAGCATTAAGACCACTAAGGGAGTTATTTTTGATTTACGGGGTTGTCGGGGAGGCATTTGTATTCGATCCGATGTATCTAAGTACTTTTCTAAGGATAGTGTCATATATCCTTATTCTGTTATGGTAAGAATCAATAACGGCTATAAAAGAGCAAATGGGCAATTTAATTCAACGAATAGTGAGTTTTTTAATAATTCGGCATTTAAATCAGACACTGCAAAATTTGTAAAGGATAACAATAAATTTATAGATCTTCCAGTTGTAGTTTTAGTAAACGAAAGTACGATATCTGAAGCCGAAACATTTATTGTGTGTTTGAAGTCAGTTTGCAATCCATATATAATAGGCAAACCATCACAAGGTAGTGCGACCTATCCTTTGAAAATTAGGTTGCCATTAAATGCATACGCAAGTATTGCAGTTCAAAAGCTGTTTAGTAATGGAGAGCAATATACTTATATTCATCCCGATTTGATTTTGGAGCCTACCATCGAAAATATTCTGGAGGGTAATGATGTTGTTTTAAACGAGGCATTAAATTATTTGAGGATTATCGATTATTAA
- a CDS encoding cysteine peptidase family C39 domain-containing protein, whose translation MSEITLIIQPDTMDCGPTCLQMISKYYGRYHSLDTLRKHSYITREGVSMLGISDAAEAIGFRTMGVNVGFDKLVKEHPVPFIAHWNQQHFVVVYKIEGDKVWVADPAHGKVTYTHNEFITSWASTKQEDEDVGVCLLLEPTPEFYNREDEPFKVRNQNGKGTYVQILKNIIDISQFSEVVVRINYDNKTLKNISEILDDLKKANKKNIYVTFKLQAEFKIEDYVINKFKKLLNENQYSCNF comes from the coding sequence ATGAGTGAGATTACATTAATTATCCAACCAGATACGATGGATTGTGGTCCAACTTGTCTACAAATGATATCCAAATATTATGGTCGTTATCATTCTTTAGACACACTGCGAAAACATAGCTATATTACCCGGGAAGGTGTTTCGATGTTGGGAATTAGTGATGCGGCTGAAGCTATAGGTTTCAGAACCATGGGAGTAAATGTTGGTTTTGATAAGTTAGTTAAGGAACATCCGGTTCCATTTATTGCTCATTGGAATCAGCAGCATTTTGTAGTTGTTTATAAAATAGAGGGGGATAAAGTTTGGGTGGCAGATCCAGCGCATGGTAAAGTAACTTATACCCATAACGAATTTATAACAAGCTGGGCTTCTACCAAACAAGAAGATGAGGATGTAGGTGTTTGTTTATTGTTAGAACCTACACCAGAATTTTACAATAGAGAAGATGAGCCATTTAAGGTTCGTAATCAAAATGGAAAAGGAACTTATGTACAGATTTTGAAAAATATAATTGATATTTCCCAATTTTCAGAGGTGGTAGTTCGTATAAATTATGACAATAAAACATTAAAAAATATATCAGAAATCCTCGATGATTTAAAGAAAGCAAATAAAAAGAATATATATGTAACTTTTAAATTGCAAGCTGAATTTAAGATTGAGGATTATGTAATAAATAAATTTAAAAAATTGCTTAATGAGAATCAATATTCTTGTAATTTTTAG
- a CDS encoding S41 family peptidase — protein sequence MRFIVQLLIVMNIFTISAQKVDRHQAIETIDFVTQSLERVHVNAFKYCPKDTFYSNINLLKEEISDSITEQKLCMLLQKNIALLKDGHTQLFLFDEAWDKHLQNNGEIFPIELEVNQNEKVIVKKNYSSSSPLKFGDELLEVNGLTFERIIKEEQQYVSAESEIYQLQCLFSSLPHILWSKYNLRDSVYNVKYLRDGVIRNEKIHSIKYLQTMNNDQDNYTFEIKDGMGVLTMYVMYDKGIPFKKLLKSSFRQMQKKGVSDLIIDFRNADGGNSNLGDDILSYISDKPLKSYKKISVKKSAEMEAFYKDYFGKFSYFFIKALIPYLKLEDGEIQEINGGDIQPQKHGFKGNTYLLTSHQTYSSADMFVRIFQNYKLGTIIGEETGGKGIDFGEIIQLRIPKMNAYLDVSCKEFYDVGEFENSGVKPDFQVNEKDAFNFVVDLINQRSKSLGNE from the coding sequence ATGAGATTTATAGTACAGTTATTGATAGTGATGAACATTTTTACCATCTCTGCTCAAAAAGTTGATCGACATCAAGCCATTGAAACAATTGATTTTGTTACACAATCATTAGAAAGAGTGCATGTTAATGCTTTTAAATATTGTCCGAAAGATACTTTTTATTCAAATATTAACTTATTAAAAGAAGAAATTTCAGATTCGATAACTGAGCAAAAGCTATGTATGCTTCTGCAAAAGAATATTGCACTATTAAAAGATGGGCATACGCAACTCTTCCTTTTTGATGAAGCTTGGGATAAACACTTACAGAATAATGGAGAAATATTTCCAATTGAATTGGAAGTTAATCAAAATGAAAAAGTAATTGTTAAGAAAAATTATAGTAGTTCTTCACCTCTTAAATTTGGTGATGAACTACTTGAAGTAAACGGTTTGACTTTTGAAAGAATTATTAAAGAAGAACAGCAATATGTAAGTGCCGAAAGTGAAATATACCAGTTACAATGTTTGTTCAGTAGTTTACCTCATATTTTATGGAGCAAGTATAACTTGAGGGATTCAGTATATAATGTAAAGTATTTAAGAGATGGGGTAATACGTAACGAAAAAATTCATTCAATAAAGTATTTGCAAACAATGAATAATGATCAGGATAATTACACCTTTGAAATTAAGGATGGAATGGGTGTTTTAACTATGTATGTTATGTATGATAAGGGAATTCCATTTAAAAAACTTTTGAAAAGTTCTTTTAGACAAATGCAAAAGAAAGGAGTATCTGATCTAATAATTGATTTTAGAAATGCTGACGGAGGTAATTCGAATCTGGGGGATGATATACTTAGTTATATAAGTGATAAACCATTAAAATCTTATAAGAAAATAAGTGTCAAAAAAAGTGCAGAAATGGAAGCTTTTTATAAAGACTATTTTGGTAAATTCAGCTATTTTTTCATCAAGGCTTTAATTCCATACTTAAAACTAGAAGATGGAGAGATACAGGAGATTAATGGAGGAGATATACAGCCTCAAAAGCATGGATTTAAGGGTAATACCTATTTGTTAACCAGCCATCAAACCTACTCAAGTGCAGATATGTTTGTAAGAATTTTTCAGAATTATAAATTAGGAACAATAATCGGAGAAGAGACTGGAGGTAAGGGAATTGATTTTGGAGAAATTATTCAGCTTCGGATTCCTAAAATGAATGCATATCTTGATGTTTCTTGTAAAGAATTTTATGATGTTGGAGAATTTGAAAATTCTGGAGTTAAGCCAGATTTTCAAGTGAATGAAAAAGATGCGTTTAATTTTGTAGTTGATTTAATAAATCAAAGAAGTAAATCGTTGGGTAATGAGTGA
- a CDS encoding OmpA family protein — translation MMRCKLLFIFALVTMHIDGQNLVPNPGFEQNIDCPDSSGNLDLVKDWWSPWGKPVYFHACNNYQTNYRRIVPPGQKPYNEKPVIAYAGEGYVGIYMSVIWAPKYHDYLMCKLNEPLMKDSIYEVEMMVRLGNVWKYIDYIGTYFSVDKYEISKKQTLTFYSRYNDTYRYETLNRVSLNFDKDTVRLYSNTSKLNDRNNWIQVKGEYTAKGGEQYITIGNFDIGNRGLYDNNIEPEEQTYIKDGLGYLEGDFNYSYYNNTFYYIDDVYVGKIPFNESRSYHQFASAVKVGQAIKLDNIFFDTGKASLQAASYSTLKLLLTYMKQNNDLFLTVAGHTDNTGNETNNQLLSENRAKAIVSYLQINGIDVSRMQFIGYGSTKPVTDNNTNKGRAQNRRVEFTLNQK, via the coding sequence ATGATGAGATGTAAGTTGCTATTTATATTTGCTTTGGTTACTATGCACATAGATGGCCAAAATCTGGTGCCAAACCCCGGTTTTGAGCAAAATATTGATTGTCCGGATTCATCAGGTAATCTGGATCTTGTTAAAGATTGGTGGAGCCCATGGGGTAAGCCTGTATATTTTCATGCCTGTAATAATTACCAAACCAACTATCGGCGCATAGTGCCACCCGGGCAAAAACCTTATAATGAAAAGCCTGTAATAGCTTATGCCGGTGAAGGGTATGTAGGTATTTATATGTCTGTCATCTGGGCTCCAAAATATCACGATTATCTAATGTGTAAATTGAATGAACCATTAATGAAAGATTCAATTTATGAGGTAGAGATGATGGTGCGTCTTGGGAATGTTTGGAAATATATCGATTATATTGGGACTTACTTCTCAGTTGATAAATATGAGATTTCGAAAAAACAAACGCTTACTTTTTATAGTCGCTACAACGATACTTATCGATATGAAACACTTAACAGAGTATCTCTTAATTTCGATAAAGATACTGTTCGGCTATATAGCAATACATCCAAATTAAACGACCGGAATAATTGGATTCAGGTTAAGGGGGAATATACAGCCAAAGGAGGAGAGCAGTATATTACAATTGGCAATTTTGATATTGGTAACCGTGGCTTGTATGATAACAATATTGAGCCCGAAGAGCAAACTTATATCAAGGATGGACTAGGATATTTGGAAGGAGATTTTAATTATTCATATTACAATAACACATTTTATTATATCGATGATGTTTATGTAGGTAAAATACCATTTAACGAGTCGCGATCATATCATCAATTTGCTTCAGCAGTAAAAGTAGGGCAAGCAATAAAATTAGATAATATCTTTTTTGATACCGGTAAAGCAAGTCTGCAAGCTGCTTCTTATTCAACACTTAAATTGTTACTTACCTATATGAAGCAGAACAATGACTTATTTTTAACCGTAGCCGGACATACCGATAATACAGGAAACGAAACCAATAATCAACTATTGTCAGAAAACAGGGCCAAAGCCATTGTTAGTTATTTGCAAATAAACGGCATTGATGTAAGTCGTATGCAGTTTATAGGTTATGGAAGCACCAAGCCGGTGACTGATAATAACACTAATAAAGGGCGGGCACAAAATCGCAGAGTTGAGTTTACCTTGAATCAAAAATAG